A single bacterium DNA region contains:
- a CDS encoding 3-isopropylmalate dehydratase large subunit, producing the protein MGVLTFAEKFFSRRLGREVSGGEIVTASPDVVLSHDNTAAIIANFRAIAGEEARVHRPERIVVVLDHTVPAPGEKEASNHDKIRRFVAEQGIAAFFDIGRGGVCHQVLPELGFARPGRLIVGSDSHTPTHGALGAFACGIDRTETAGLWIADETWFKVPASIRFDLAGTLPEGVYAKDLILTLIGRIGAAGANYISVEFDGPGLTGLTVDDRLTVCNLAAEMGAKNAAFPVDGVARAWMAENGVSWREEDALWADEGAQYHSRHGVDLGALVPVVALPHQVDNVHPVAEIAGRPFNQGLIGTCTNGRLSDLREAARILRGKQVAPGIRLLVLPASERVYAAALADGTLAALHDAGAVILNPGCGPCLGAHEGALAPGEVCLSTANRNFKGRMGCKEAQIILASPATVAASAVAGVVTDPRETFN; encoded by the coding sequence GTCGGCTGGGGCGGGAGGTTTCTGGCGGGGAAATCGTCACCGCCTCGCCGGATGTGGTCCTCTCCCACGACAACACGGCGGCCATCATCGCCAACTTCCGGGCCATCGCCGGCGAGGAGGCCCGCGTCCACCGGCCGGAGCGCATCGTCGTCGTCCTGGACCACACCGTGCCGGCGCCGGGGGAGAAGGAGGCGTCGAACCACGACAAAATCCGCCGCTTCGTCGCGGAGCAGGGTATCGCCGCCTTCTTCGACATCGGCCGGGGCGGCGTCTGCCACCAGGTGCTCCCCGAGCTGGGGTTCGCCAGGCCGGGCCGGCTCATCGTGGGCAGCGATTCCCACACCCCGACCCACGGGGCGCTGGGCGCCTTCGCCTGCGGGATTGACCGCACGGAGACGGCGGGGCTGTGGATCGCCGACGAGACCTGGTTCAAGGTGCCGGCGAGCATCCGCTTCGACCTCGCGGGTACGCTCCCCGAGGGCGTTTACGCCAAGGATTTAATCCTGACCCTCATCGGGCGGATCGGGGCCGCCGGGGCGAATTACATCTCGGTGGAGTTCGACGGACCGGGGCTCACGGGCCTGACCGTGGACGACCGGCTGACCGTCTGCAACCTGGCGGCGGAGATGGGGGCCAAGAACGCCGCCTTCCCCGTGGACGGCGTCGCGCGGGCCTGGATGGCGGAGAACGGCGTTTCCTGGAGGGAGGAGGACGCCCTGTGGGCCGACGAGGGGGCGCAGTACCACTCGCGGCACGGGGTGGACCTCGGCGCTCTCGTGCCCGTAGTCGCCCTGCCCCACCAAGTTGACAACGTCCACCCGGTGGCTGAAATCGCGGGCCGGCCCTTCAACCAGGGGCTCATCGGCACCTGCACCAACGGGCGCCTCTCGGACCTGCGCGAGGCGGCGCGGATTCTCCGGGGGAAACAGGTGGCTCCGGGGATACGGCTCCTCGTCCTGCCCGCCAGCGAGCGGGTCTACGCGGCTGCGCTGGCCGACGGGACGCTTGCCGCGCTCCACGACGCCGGTGCGGTGATTCTCAACCCCGGCTGCGGGCCGTGCCTGGGGGCCCACGAGGGGGCCCTGGCGCCCGGCGAGGTCTGCCTCTCCACCGCCAACCGCAACTTCAAGGGGCGCATGGGCTGCAAGGAGGCCCAGATAATCCTGGCCTCGCCCGCCACCGTGGCCGCCTCGGCCGTGGCCGGCGTGGTCACCGACCCACGGGAGACGTTTAACTAA